A window of the Myxocyprinus asiaticus isolate MX2 ecotype Aquarium Trade chromosome 11, UBuf_Myxa_2, whole genome shotgun sequence genome harbors these coding sequences:
- the LOC127447783 gene encoding acyl-CoA-binding protein-like yields the protein MSEAEFQKAAEEVKQLKAKPTDAEMLEIYSLYKQATVGDVNTARPGMLDFTGKAKWDSWEAKKGMSKEDAVKAYIAKVEELKGKYGI from the exons ATGTCTGAG GCTGAGTTTCAAAAAGCGGCAGAGGAGGTCAAACAGCTAAAAGCGAAACCAACAGATGCTGAGATGCTGGAGATTTACAGTCTGTACAAACAGGCCACCGTAGGAGATGTAAACACCG CTCGACCTGGCATGTTAGACTTTACTGGGAAGGCCAAATGGGACAGCTGGGAGGCAAAGAAAG GTATGAGTAAGGAGGATGCTGTGAAAGCATACATTGCTAAGGTTGAGGAGCTGAAGGGGAAGTACGGAATCTAA
- the c11h2orf76 gene encoding UPF0538 protein C2orf76 homolog, which produces MKLERLMWSRIALRTFWKFSLNVRVVCDVLKRTGFGMSDQAVLTVRLVRSFEHRNFKPVVFKGVSLDQTVEEFISFVKQDVSTRAGLPPPFKKFDYDTMKIIHQAHGAKTNELVMSLEDDEKLILRGGSRLRACDVANETELAFFRMEDYEKFKASPQTAW; this is translated from the exons ATGAAGCTGGAGCGATTAATGTGGTCTAGAATTGCACTCAGAACATTCTGGAAGTTCTCGCTCAATG TCCGGGTGGTTTGTGATGTGCTGAAACGGACCGGGTTCGGGATGTCCGATCAGGCGGTTCTGACGGTGCGTCTGGTTCGGTCTTTTGAGCATCGCAACTTTAAACCTGTGGTTTTCAAAGGCGTCAGTTTAGACCAGACGGTGGAGGAGTTTATTTCGTTTGTTAAGCAAG ACGTTTCGACTAGAGCTGGTTTGCCTCCACCCTTCAAGAAGTTTGACTATG ACACAATGAAAATCATTCATCAGGCACATGGAGCAAAG acaAATGAGCTTGTAATGAGTTTAGAGGATGATGAGAAGTTGATTCTGCGTGGTGGCAGCAGGTTGCGAGCATGTGATGTTG CCAATGAGACGGAACTGGCTTTCTTCAGAATGGAAGACTATGAAAAGTTCAAGGCCAGTCCCCAGACGGCATGGTGA